The following DNA comes from Arthrobacter sp. SLBN-83.
CCATTCAACGTGTTGTCCATTCCAGTTCTCCTTTGTACACCCACGATTTAACCGCTTCAGGTACCCGGGGGGAGGCCCCGTCCCGGATACCTGAAGCCCGGCGCTCAGCGGCGTCCGGCGGTCAGCAGCCCTTCGCGGGCAGCATCTTCCTTGTCCACGTCCTCCAGCGCAACGCCCTTGGTTTCCTTCAGGCTCAGCACGGCCACCGCGGTGATGACACAGGCGACCACCAGGTAGATGGCGGTGGGCAGCCAGGACCCGGTGTCCTTGAGCCACTGGGTGGCCAGCAACGGCGCCAGTGAACCGGCGAAGATGGACGTGACCTGCGAGCCCAGGGACGCCCCGGAATACCGCATGCGGGTGGGGAACATTTCGGCCATGATGGCCGGCTGCCCGGCGTACATGAGGCCGTGCAGGATGAGGCCGATCGTCACGGCCAGGACGATGACCACGGCGTTGCGGGTATCGAACATGGGGAAAGCGAAGAACGGCCAGGTGGCTCCGAGGATGGCGCCGGCCAGGTAGACGGGCTTGCGGCCGATCCGGTCCGCCAGGCGGCCGTACTGCGGAATGATGGCGAAGTGGATGACGTGCGCGATCAGCAGTGCCAGCAGCAGCGATGACGTGTCGTACTTGTGCACGCTCTTGAGGTAGACAATCGAGAAGCTGACCACCAGGTAGTACATGATGTTTTCCGCGAACCGCAGGCCCATGGCCTGGAAGATGCCCTTGGGGTACTTGCGGAGCACTTCAAAGACGCCATAGCTGACGGCCTGTTCCTTTTCGACCAACTCCTTGGCCTCAAGGAAGATGCGCGACTCGCTGACGTTGGTCCGGATGTAGTAGCCCACGAAGACGATTACGGCGGAGAGCCAGAAGGCCACGCGCCAGCCCCAGCCGAGGAACGCCTCGCTGCTGAGGGTGGTGGACATGATGTACAGCACCAGGGTGGCCAGCAGGTTGCCCACAGGGACGGCGGCCTGCGGCCAGCTGGACCAGAAGGCCCGGGTCTTGTTCGGGCTCTGTTCGGCCACGAGGAGGACTGCTCCGCCCCATTCGCCGCCCAGTGCGAAGCCCTGGATAAAGCGCAGGGCCACCAGCAGCGCCGGGGCCAGGTATCCGATGTCGGCGAAACCGGGGAGGCAGCCCATCAGGAACGTGGACACACCGATGATGACGATGGTGAGCTGCAGCGTGGGCTTCCGGCCCAGCTTGTCGCCGATCTGGCCGAACACAATGCCGCCCAGCGGGCGGGCGATGAAGCCCACGGCATAGGTCAGGAAGGCCTGGATGATTCCGTCCAGGTCATTCCCCGTGGCGGGAAAGAAGTACTTGCCGAATACCAAAGTGGCGGCAGTGGCGTACAGGAAAAACTCGTACCATTCCACCACCGTGCCCACCATTGACGCGGCAACAACCCTCTTCAGTCCCGATTCCTTGGGTGCATGCCCGGCGTCGATTACCCGGCCTTGCTCAATGCTCATGGTTCTCCTCAGTGTCCACATTGACACGCGCTGTGATCTCCAGCACAAGTGACTCAGATGAGTATTGCTGCACAAAGAAGGCACTTCAATGGCCAAAACGGCACTAAGCGTGTGCACAATTGCAGATATGAACGCGAATCCCGAAGACCTGCTGGTCCTGCTTGCGGTGTCCCGCTCGGCAAAATTTACGACGGCGGCACAGGCTTTGGGGCTGAACCACACCACGGTCTCGCGCAGGATCGCCGCGCTGGAAAAGGCGCTCGGCGGCAGGGTCCTGTCCCGTGCCGCCGGCGCCTGGGAATTAACGGAGCTTGGCGAACAAGCGGTGCTGGCGGCGGAACAGGTGGAGGCGGTGCTGGGCACGCTGGGACCGACGGGCCAGGCACCCGACGCGATTGCCGGCGTCGTACGCATGACAGCGACGGACGGCTTCAGCGCCTATATTGCCGCCCCCGCCGTGGCGCGGCTGCGACGGGACCACCCCGGCCTCAGCGTGGAAGTGGTGACCATGACCCGCCGGGCTTTGCAACAGCGGTCCGGGCTGGACATCGAGGTGGTGGTGGGCGTTCCTCAGGTGCACCGGGCCGAGGCCATCCGGCTGGGCGACTACCGGCTCGGCATGTATGCCTCCCGCACCTACCTCGAAGAGCATGGAATGCCGGCCACCGTGGCCGAACTCAACCAGCACCCACTGGTCTACTTCGTGGACTCAATGCTGCAAGTGGACGACCTCGACGCGCCGCGCCGACTGGTCCCCGCCATGCGCGACGGCCTTACCTCCACCAACGTTTTCGTCCATGTGGAGGCCACCCGGGCCGGCGCGGGCGTGGGGTTCCTGCCGTGCTTCATGGCAGACCTCCACGACGACC
Coding sequences within:
- a CDS encoding MFS transporter is translated as MSIEQGRVIDAGHAPKESGLKRVVAASMVGTVVEWYEFFLYATAATLVFGKYFFPATGNDLDGIIQAFLTYAVGFIARPLGGIVFGQIGDKLGRKPTLQLTIVIIGVSTFLMGCLPGFADIGYLAPALLVALRFIQGFALGGEWGGAVLLVAEQSPNKTRAFWSSWPQAAVPVGNLLATLVLYIMSTTLSSEAFLGWGWRVAFWLSAVIVFVGYYIRTNVSESRIFLEAKELVEKEQAVSYGVFEVLRKYPKGIFQAMGLRFAENIMYYLVVSFSIVYLKSVHKYDTSSLLLALLIAHVIHFAIIPQYGRLADRIGRKPVYLAGAILGATWPFFAFPMFDTRNAVVIVLAVTIGLILHGLMYAGQPAIMAEMFPTRMRYSGASLGSQVTSIFAGSLAPLLATQWLKDTGSWLPTAIYLVVACVITAVAVLSLKETKGVALEDVDKEDAAREGLLTAGRR
- a CDS encoding LysR family transcriptional regulator, with translation MNANPEDLLVLLAVSRSAKFTTAAQALGLNHTTVSRRIAALEKALGGRVLSRAAGAWELTELGEQAVLAAEQVEAVLGTLGPTGQAPDAIAGVVRMTATDGFSAYIAAPAVARLRRDHPGLSVEVVTMTRRALQQRSGLDIEVVVGVPQVHRAEAIRLGDYRLGMYASRTYLEEHGMPATVAELNQHPLVYFVDSMLQVDDLDAPRRLVPAMRDGLTSTNVFVHVEATRAGAGVGFLPCFMADLHDDLVRLLPDKIGELLPYWMVLRPDSLRRPAVAAVVRALQDRMAEHREALLGKQESSSTAE